CCGCCGTCCGGGGATCCGGTTGGCGAGGTCGGAGAGGGGGCCGACGGTGGTGCCGAGGACCTCGATGGCGCGGTGCAGCTCGGGCAGGACGTCGACGAGCTCGTCGAGCTGGGGGTAGACGCGCTCCAGGGTGGGGCCGAGGGCCACGAGCTGGTCGAGGGTGCCGTCGTCGGCGACGAGCTTCTCGACGAAGCCCCGCTCAGCGAGCAGGCGCTCCACCAGGCCGCCCTCGGCGAGGACCACGTCGAGGACGCCGCCCTCGCGCGAGACCCGGTCGAGCGGGCCGTCCTCGGCGACGAGGCGCTCGAGCGGGCCGTCGACGACGAGCAGCCGGTCGAGGACGCCGCCGGGGGCGAGCAGGCGCTCGAGGGCGCCGCCCGGGGCCAGGATGCGGTCGAGGGCGCCGTCCTCGCTGAGCAGCCGGGTCAGCGGGCCGTCCTCGGCCAGGGCACGGTCGAGCACGCCGCCCGTGGCGAGCGCGCGTCCCAGGGGCCGCTCGGCGCCGGCCGCCCTCGACAGCGCCGCGAGCCGGCCCAGCGGGCTCTCGGCGTCGCGGCTCATGGCGTCGAGCTTGCCGATCATGCCGTCCTCGCCGAGCACGGCGGCGAGCTGGTCGGCGTACCCGCCGGGGCGGCGCACCGGCCCCGTGGGCGCGACCAGCGCGCCCACGGCGAGGGTGACGTCGACGGCGGCCGAGGCCAGTCGGAACGGCAGGCCGACCGCCCGGACGAGCAGAGGGGCGGGGGCGTCGTGGGACACGGCGACGGTCGTCATGGCCGCAGCCTAGGGCGCGGGGCGCCGCCCCCGGGACGGGTCAGCTCAACCGGTCGACGTAGCTGACCATGCGGTTGAACAGGCCCGTGACCGCAGTCGGGTCGGGCGAGACGGAGGCCGAGGTCAGGCTGGCCGGGACGGGCTGGCCGGCCACCGAGGAGCAGACCCGCGCGGCGTCGCGCACGGCCGCGGGGTCGACGGTCCAGATCGACTCGAAGAGCCGGTCGCGGTCCTTGACGTCGGTCTGGCCGGGCAGCTCCCAGGCCGTGAGCACGACGGGCAGGTCGGAGGCGTCGCACACGACCGCCCACTCGCGACGCATCGGGGCGTCGGCCGGGAGCGCCACCCGGACCGGGGCGGTGGTGTCGTCGGAGACCGGGAAGTCGGCGAACGCCGTGGCGGAGTTGGCCACGCGGGCCAGCTCGGTCCAGCGCGGCTCGGCCTTCTCGTAGTAGCGCTCGCGCTGGAAGGCGCCGTAGATGTCGGCGCGGTCGGCCTTGGAGCAGAACTCGTCCTCGATCGCCCACGACAGCGCCAGCAGCGTCGTCTTCTTCAGGCGGTGCACGCCCAGGGCGGGGTGGCGGCGGCGCAGGTAGGCGTAGACCGACGGCGCGGCCGGGGTGGCGTCGGCCATGGCCCGCATGATCGCCAGCTCGAGGCGGGTGCCGGCGTCCTTGTGCTGCACGACGCGGTCGATGGTGGCGACGTCGGCCTCGGTGTAGCGGCGGTGGCCGGACTCCAGGCGCTCGGGCCGCGGGAAGCCGTGCCGCGTCTCCCACATCCGGATCGTCGCCGGACTGAGTCCGGTGCGGTCGGCGAGGTCGCCGATGGTCAGCTGGCCCGAGGGCGTTGTTGAAGATTCTGTTGCGCTCTTACCCGGCAAATCGGACTCCGGCACTTGCGCATCTCCCTCGAGCGTGGTCATGCTGTCATCATAAACCTCAACACATTGTTGAGGTCAATGATCCAGAAGAGGAGCTCCTGATGTCCTACAGCAGTCAATCGGTCGATGGTACGCCGGGCGAGGTCGTCGACTGGAGCGACCTCGGACGTCGCATGTGGGACTTCCTCACCGGTCGCGAGGCGGCCATCAACTACACGTTCAGCGACATGACGGTCGAGATCCCCCGCGACACGGGCGCCAACGCTCCCCGCGCCACCTGGAAGGTCGACGGGACGCTCACCGTGACCACCAACGACAACGCCGTCACCCCCCGCTCGGTCTCGGGCTCGTGAGCCCGTCCCTCGTCGAGATCGACGCCGACCTCCGGGTGGAGCTGACCGGCCTCGACGGACAGTCGGCCACGGGTCACCTCTTCGGCGAGGGCAACCGGCTGACCTTCGAGATCGACCGGCCCGGCGTGTTCGCCGGCAACGACGACGCCCCCACGGTGCGCGCGGCCGCCGAGATGTTCGCCGAGCGCGGCATCGTCATCAAGGTCGTCCACGACGGCCAGCACCTCGTCACCATCGGCGACGTCCGGGCTCCCTGGTGGCAGCGCCGCGCCACCGGGTCGCGCCACATCCGCGTCGGCAGCGTGCGGGGCGCGTGGACCTCGCTGCGCTCGCGCACCACCAGCCAGGGCCCGGTGCTCCCGAGCGCCGCGGCCTTCCCGCCGCCGTCGATGCTGCCCGTCGCCCCCACCTTCGGGCTGCGGCGCCGGCGTCGCCCCACCACCACCCACGACCCCCACGGCTCCGGTACGCCGCGGCTCGCCGTCGAGCGCGAGTCGATGATGGCCGGCGAGCGCCAGCAGGTGTTCTGGCTCGACCGGGCCGAGTCGGGCATCGGTTCGGACCCCTCCAACGCGATCGTGCTGCCGGGCCTCGAGTCGTTCCACGCCGTGGTCACCCACGACGACCGCGACGAGTTCGTCGTCAGCACCGCGGGCCCCGAGGTCCGCGTGCACGGCGCACCGATCACCACCCAGGTGCTGCGCTCGGGAGCGCGCATCGAGGTCGGGCAGCACTGCCTGGCCTTCTACCGAGACGAGTTCGCCGACCACGGTCGCCCCTACGGGGGCCGCTCCGGCGGCGAGCTGGGACGTCAGCGGCCCCAACCCCCGCGACGAGCCGGAGACGGCTTGACGTAGGGCCGCTGTACCCGGACCGGGTGCGCCAGCGCGCTGGCAACCCGGCACCCGGTCCGATGAGGCCGGGGGCCTGGGCAACTGTGCCTGCCCAGGTCCCCGCGCCGCCTCTCCCCGCCGCCCGCACCGGGCGGTGGGCCGCGCTCGGAGACGCCCCACGAGGGAGACCCGCATGGCCGCCGCACCGTCCCTGCCCACGCACGCCGACGTCGTGGTGGTGGGAGCGGGCCTGTCCGGGCTCGCCGCCGCGAGGCGGCTCCAGGACGCCGGGCTCGACGTCCTGGTCGTCGAGGCCGCCGAGCGGCCCGGCGGACGGGTGCGCACCGACGCGGTCGACGGCCTGCTGCTCGACCGGGGCTTCCAGCTGCTCAACCCCGCCTACCCCGAGGTCGGCCGGGTCGTCGACGTCGACGCCCTCGACCTGCAGCCGTTCGGCGCCGGGGTGGTGATGGCGTCCGGTGGACGCCGCGTGGTGCTGGGCGACCCGCGCCGGCTGCCCAGCAGCCTGCTGTCCGACGTGCTGCACTCGCCCGGCGGCCTCGCCGCCAAGCTGGCCCTGGTGCGCTGGGCGCTGCCCGTCGGCTACGGACCCGCGTCGGGCATCCGCGCCGGTCGCGACCGGACCCTCGACGAGGAGGTCCGCGCCCGTGGGCTGGCCGGCCCCCTGACCGAGCAGGTGCTGCGTCCCTTCCTCGCCGGCGTCCTCGCCGACGAGCGCCTGGAGACCTCGCGGCGCCTGGGCGAGATGATCCTGCGCTCCTTCGTCCGCGGCACCCCCGCGCTCCCCCGCGCCGGCATGCAGGCGCTCCCCGACCAGCTCGCCGGCCGGCTCGCCGAGGGCACCGTGAGGTACGCCGTGCGCGCCAAGATCGTCGCCGGCAACCGGGTCGTCACCGACCACGGCACCGTCGGCGCGACCGCCATGGTGGTGGCGGCCGACCCGCACGCCGCGGCCGACATCCTGCGGCTGCCGCGCCCCACCGTGCGCGCGCTCACGACGTTCTGGTTCCACGCCGGGACCGCCCCGACCGACCGGCCGCTGCTGCACGTCGACGGCGACCGCGACGGTCCGGTGGTCAACACCGCCGTGGTGTCCAACGCCGCCCCGTCGTACGCCGCCCGCGGCGCGCTCGTGCAGGCGACCGTCATCGGGGCCCGTCCCGAGCTGGCGGACGACGCCCGCCGCCAGGCCGGCCGGGTGTACGGCGCGTCCCCCGCCGCGTGGGAACTGGTGCGCACCGACGTGATCGCCCACGCGCTGCCGGCCTTCCCGGTCGGCACCCCTCTGCAGCGGCGCGTCGACCTGGGCGACGGCGTCTTCGTCGCGGGCGACCACCGCGACACCCCCTCGATCCAGGGCGCCCTGGTCTCGGGGAGGCGCGCGGCCGACGCCGTGCTCGCCCGCCTGGGCGTCACGGCCGCCTAGCCGCGCATCCGAGGGGACCGGTCCGGACCCCTCAGACGGGGCGGAACTGCTCCCGGGCGTAGTGGCCGACCGAGCGGGTGTTCCACGCGTCGCTGCCGGCGCCGATGACGCCGCCGACGACCGGGATCCGCTTGCCGGCGAAGGTCGCGAGCCGCTTGCCCCCGACGTCGGCGATGAGGCCGGCTGCGACCTGGGAGCCGACCACGCGGTCCAGCTGGGTGCGGGCCTTGCGGCGGGACTTCGGGACGTCGGGCTCCTGCTGCGCGTCGTCCGGCTGCTCCTCGCGCAGCTTGGTCTCCGCCTTTGCCGCGCGGGCGTCCACCTCCGAGGCCGGCAGCGTCGCGATCTGGTAGGGCGTGCCGGGCAGCTTGCCCTTCTTGACCAGGCCGGTCACGGCCTCCTTGCCCATCATGGTCGCGAGCACGGCGTTGCGGACCCGGCTGTCGTCGAGGTCGTGGCCGCGCAGGTGGGCGATCGCCCCGACCATGCGGCACTGCAGCAGCGCCAGTCCGCTGATGTTGGCCGGCACGGTGACCGCGGCCGTGGCGAGGCCGCCGAGGTTGGTGGCGAAGCCCTCGACGCCCGAGAGCCGCACGTGGCCCGAGATCAGCTTGGCGATCGCCTTCTCGACGTCACCGCCCTGGTCCTCCAGCTCGTTGTCGGCGGCCTCGCGGGCACCGTCGAGGGGGCCGAAGCCGCGGATGGCGCGGTCGAGCGCCTGGTGGACGACCTCGGCGACCGGGCCCGGGGCGATGTCACCCGCGTGCGGGGCGAGCTTGGAGCCGATCGTGCGTGTGATTCCCATGGCGCGAAATCTAGCGGTGGCTAGGTTGACCCACATGGCGAAGCAGCGCGACCAGATCACGATGTCCCCCGAGGAGGTCGACACCTTCCTGCGGCAGCAGCGCAGCGCGTCGGTGGCCACGCTCGGGCCGCAGGGCCAGGTGCACCTGGTGGCGATGTGGTTCGCCTACCTCGACGGCGAGGTCTGGATCGAGACCAAGGCCAAGTCGCAGAAGGTCGTCAACCTGCGCCGCGACCCCACGATGTCGGTGCTCGTCGAGGCCGGCCACACCTACGACCAGCTCCGCGGCGTCGCCCTGGAGGGCCGGGGCGAGGTGGTCGAGGACCCCGACGCGATCTGGCGCGTGGGCGTCGACGTCTTCGAGCGCTACCAGGGGCCCTACACCGAGGAGCTGCGTCCCCTGGTGGAGGCGATGCTGGCCAAGCGCGTCGTGGTCCGCCTCCGGGTGGAGCGCACCCGGTCGTGGGACCACCGCAAGCTCGGCATGGGCCCGGTCGAGCTCGGCGGCACCACGGCAGCCCACGTCGGGTAGCACCGTCCTGGCGGCTCGGGACCTGCGGCCCTGGCCGCGGGGAGGTCGCGCGACGAGCCTGGAGGCGGGCGGGCGACCACCGCCCCCGACCCCAGGAGCGCGACATGACCCCACAGGGCACCACCCCGGACCTCTCCTCCCACGCGTCGGACGCCACGTCGGGTCCCCCGGCCACGCCCGGGGCGGTCGTGGTCGGCGTCGACGGCTCGCACGGCGCGTCCCAGGCGCTGCGGTGGGCCACCGAGCAGGCCGTGCTGGAGCACCGCCCGCTGCGGCTGGTGCACGCGACGGCGCCGGTCGACGCGGCGTACTACGGCGCCGGTCTCGTCGACCACCAGGCGGTGC
This genomic interval from Nocardioides scoriae contains the following:
- a CDS encoding EcsC family protein, with product MGITRTIGSKLAPHAGDIAPGPVAEVVHQALDRAIRGFGPLDGAREAADNELEDQGGDVEKAIAKLISGHVRLSGVEGFATNLGGLATAAVTVPANISGLALLQCRMVGAIAHLRGHDLDDSRVRNAVLATMMGKEAVTGLVKKGKLPGTPYQIATLPASEVDARAAKAETKLREEQPDDAQQEPDVPKSRRKARTQLDRVVGSQVAAGLIADVGGKRLATFAGKRIPVVGGVIGAGSDAWNTRSVGHYAREQFRPV
- a CDS encoding pyridoxamine 5'-phosphate oxidase family protein codes for the protein MAKQRDQITMSPEEVDTFLRQQRSASVATLGPQGQVHLVAMWFAYLDGEVWIETKAKSQKVVNLRRDPTMSVLVEAGHTYDQLRGVALEGRGEVVEDPDAIWRVGVDVFERYQGPYTEELRPLVEAMLAKRVVVRLRVERTRSWDHRKLGMGPVELGGTTAAHVG
- a CDS encoding NAD(P)/FAD-dependent oxidoreductase produces the protein MAAAPSLPTHADVVVVGAGLSGLAAARRLQDAGLDVLVVEAAERPGGRVRTDAVDGLLLDRGFQLLNPAYPEVGRVVDVDALDLQPFGAGVVMASGGRRVVLGDPRRLPSSLLSDVLHSPGGLAAKLALVRWALPVGYGPASGIRAGRDRTLDEEVRARGLAGPLTEQVLRPFLAGVLADERLETSRRLGEMILRSFVRGTPALPRAGMQALPDQLAGRLAEGTVRYAVRAKIVAGNRVVTDHGTVGATAMVVAADPHAAADILRLPRPTVRALTTFWFHAGTAPTDRPLLHVDGDRDGPVVNTAVVSNAAPSYAARGALVQATVIGARPELADDARRQAGRVYGASPAAWELVRTDVIAHALPAFPVGTPLQRRVDLGDGVFVAGDHRDTPSIQGALVSGRRAADAVLARLGVTAA
- a CDS encoding MerR family transcriptional regulator codes for the protein MTTLEGDAQVPESDLPGKSATESSTTPSGQLTIGDLADRTGLSPATIRMWETRHGFPRPERLESGHRRYTEADVATIDRVVQHKDAGTRLELAIMRAMADATPAAPSVYAYLRRRHPALGVHRLKKTTLLALSWAIEDEFCSKADRADIYGAFQRERYYEKAEPRWTELARVANSATAFADFPVSDDTTAPVRVALPADAPMRREWAVVCDASDLPVVLTAWELPGQTDVKDRDRLFESIWTVDPAAVRDAARVCSSVAGQPVPASLTSASVSPDPTAVTGLFNRMVSYVDRLS
- a CDS encoding FHA domain-containing protein; this encodes MSPSLVEIDADLRVELTGLDGQSATGHLFGEGNRLTFEIDRPGVFAGNDDAPTVRAAAEMFAERGIVIKVVHDGQHLVTIGDVRAPWWQRRATGSRHIRVGSVRGAWTSLRSRTTSQGPVLPSAAAFPPPSMLPVAPTFGLRRRRRPTTTHDPHGSGTPRLAVERESMMAGERQQVFWLDRAESGIGSDPSNAIVLPGLESFHAVVTHDDRDEFVVSTAGPEVRVHGAPITTQVLRSGARIEVGQHCLAFYRDEFADHGRPYGGRSGGELGRQRPQPPRRAGDGLT